A stretch of Motacilla alba alba isolate MOTALB_02 chromosome 18, Motacilla_alba_V1.0_pri, whole genome shotgun sequence DNA encodes these proteins:
- the C18H17orf58 gene encoding UPF0450 protein C17orf58 homolog isoform X1: MTTQVFWLLCFVIRPSSGSLPYAEKPGQALSKDVFSPAADVQVKVPARGTGGASGNAREGRLPGMPSGIPSLAPDKKKRAEPSLENSTGLRKRPGQLGGLRAPGSPAQGAPPDPGRANRRHTDRRLAGAANSVGARALRAAPPHPKAASLLETHPFPGSGTGQSGDPDAPHRFNRAGKGAPREQPERPGSRPKASGVTNRWAPGPGHRGVPGTDADKEKVCRSECGKERDEGEAFCASEFAVNGIVYNLESLGNGVQWITLLADSDGLYKMSRLYVTPDAAFFRVHILVVDTLNCSKPCPDFKLGSRYIVMGHIHHKRRQVPAELLPALRGRLRPGDGWVGSGSSYVRRFNRKRDLRVRAARSKCP, encoded by the exons ATGACAACCCAAGTGTTCTGGCTCCTCTGCTTTGTCATTAGACCATCTTCTG gATCCCTGCCCTATGCTGAGAAACCCGGCCAGGCTCTGAGCAAAGATGTTTTCAGTCCAGCAGCTGACGTTCAGGTGAAGGTGCCAGCGCGGGGCACGGGCGGTGCCAGCGGGAATGCCAGGGAAGGGCGGCTCCCGGGAATGCCCTCGGGAATCCCCTCCCTCGCCCCCGACAAGAAGAAACGCGCGGAGccttccctggaaaacagcacGGGGCTGAGGAAGCGCCCGGGGCAGCTCGGGGGGCTCCGGGCCCCGGGCAGCCCGGCCCAGGGCGCTCCTCCGGACCCCGGCCGGGCCAACAGGCGGCACACGGACCGGCGGCTGGCCGGGGCCGCCAACAGCGTGGGGGCCCGAGCCCTGCGAGCCGCCCCTCCGCACCCGAAGGCCGCGTCCCTGCTGGAAACTCATCCTTTCCCAGGCTCTGGAACGGGGCAGTCCGGTGATCCCGACGCGCCGCACCGCTTCAACCGAGCGGGGAAGGGAGCGCCCCGGGAGCAGCCCGAGCGCCCCGGGAGCCGCCCCAAAGCCTCGGGGGTCACCAACCGCTGGGCGCCCGGCCCGGGGCACCGCGGCGTGCCGGGGACAG ACGCTGACAAGGAGAAGGTGTGTCGGAGCGAGTGCGGGAAGGAGCGGGATGAAGGGGAGGCTTTCTGTGCCAGCGAGTTCG CAGTGAATGGAATTGTTTATAACCTGGAAAGCCTGGGGAATGGAGTCCAGTGGATTACCCTCCTGGCAGACAGTGATGGATTGTACAAGATGAGTCGCCTCTATGTCACTCCTGACGCCGCCTTCTTCCGAGTTCACATCTTGGTTGTGGATACTTTAAACTGCAGTAAACCATGTCCAGACTTCAAACTTG GCAGCAGGTACATCGTGATGGGCCACATCCACCACAAGCGCCGCCAGGTGCCCGCCGAGCTGCTGCCGGCCCTGCGCGGGCGGCTGCGCCCGGGGGACGGCTGGGTCGGCAGCGGCAGCAGCTACGTGAGGAGATTCAACAGGAAAAGGGATCTCAGGGTGAGGGCAGCGCGCTCCAAGTGTCCTTAA
- the C18H17orf58 gene encoding UPF0450 protein C17orf58 homolog isoform X2 — MPSGIPSLAPDKKKRAEPSLENSTGLRKRPGQLGGLRAPGSPAQGAPPDPGRANRRHTDRRLAGAANSVGARALRAAPPHPKAASLLETHPFPGSGTGQSGDPDAPHRFNRAGKGAPREQPERPGSRPKASGVTNRWAPGPGHRGVPGTDADKEKVCRSECGKERDEGEAFCASEFAVNGIVYNLESLGNGVQWITLLADSDGLYKMSRLYVTPDAAFFRVHILVVDTLNCSKPCPDFKLGSRYIVMGHIHHKRRQVPAELLPALRGRLRPGDGWVGSGSSYVRRFNRKRDLRVRAARSKCP; from the exons ATGCCCTCGGGAATCCCCTCCCTCGCCCCCGACAAGAAGAAACGCGCGGAGccttccctggaaaacagcacGGGGCTGAGGAAGCGCCCGGGGCAGCTCGGGGGGCTCCGGGCCCCGGGCAGCCCGGCCCAGGGCGCTCCTCCGGACCCCGGCCGGGCCAACAGGCGGCACACGGACCGGCGGCTGGCCGGGGCCGCCAACAGCGTGGGGGCCCGAGCCCTGCGAGCCGCCCCTCCGCACCCGAAGGCCGCGTCCCTGCTGGAAACTCATCCTTTCCCAGGCTCTGGAACGGGGCAGTCCGGTGATCCCGACGCGCCGCACCGCTTCAACCGAGCGGGGAAGGGAGCGCCCCGGGAGCAGCCCGAGCGCCCCGGGAGCCGCCCCAAAGCCTCGGGGGTCACCAACCGCTGGGCGCCCGGCCCGGGGCACCGCGGCGTGCCGGGGACAG ACGCTGACAAGGAGAAGGTGTGTCGGAGCGAGTGCGGGAAGGAGCGGGATGAAGGGGAGGCTTTCTGTGCCAGCGAGTTCG CAGTGAATGGAATTGTTTATAACCTGGAAAGCCTGGGGAATGGAGTCCAGTGGATTACCCTCCTGGCAGACAGTGATGGATTGTACAAGATGAGTCGCCTCTATGTCACTCCTGACGCCGCCTTCTTCCGAGTTCACATCTTGGTTGTGGATACTTTAAACTGCAGTAAACCATGTCCAGACTTCAAACTTG GCAGCAGGTACATCGTGATGGGCCACATCCACCACAAGCGCCGCCAGGTGCCCGCCGAGCTGCTGCCGGCCCTGCGCGGGCGGCTGCGCCCGGGGGACGGCTGGGTCGGCAGCGGCAGCAGCTACGTGAGGAGATTCAACAGGAAAAGGGATCTCAGGGTGAGGGCAGCGCGCTCCAAGTGTCCTTAA